A single Arcobacter sp. F155 DNA region contains:
- a CDS encoding response regulator transcription factor encodes MNYNLKDILKNLKIVVVSKEDNIDKKEIDILNLFFKDIIIINSAERALKRFVSLRPDVIICDIELPQMNGIEFCKIIKKINNKIPIIISSKKSKKKYLYEMIRLQIVDFIKKPIKAEEFIFTLNETAKYILNGGDISIKLSNGYIYSYKSKTIKKDDSKEIKLTKNEYRLLELLLGNKEKTLTTEEIFQHLWADEDITCSAFKSLVSRLRNKIGKDSIKNKFGIGYQLD; translated from the coding sequence ATGAATTACAACTTGAAAGATATTTTAAAAAACTTGAAAATTGTTGTCGTAAGCAAAGAAGATAATATAGACAAAAAAGAGATTGATATTTTGAATCTTTTCTTTAAAGATATTATTATAATAAATAGTGCAGAAAGAGCCCTTAAAAGATTTGTTTCATTAAGACCAGATGTTATTATCTGTGATATTGAACTTCCTCAAATGAATGGAATTGAATTCTGTAAAATAATTAAAAAAATCAATAATAAAATTCCAATTATTATTTCATCTAAAAAAAGTAAGAAAAAATACCTTTATGAGATGATTAGACTTCAAATAGTAGATTTCATTAAAAAACCAATTAAAGCTGAAGAGTTTATTTTCACATTAAATGAAACAGCTAAATATATATTAAATGGGGGAGATATATCTATTAAACTTAGTAATGGATATATTTATAGTTATAAAAGTAAAACAATTAAAAAAGATGATTCAAAAGAGATAAAACTTACAAAAAATGAATACCGCTTACTTGAATTATTATTAGGTAATAAAGAAAAGACACTTACAACAGAAGAGATATTTCAACATTTATGGGCAGATGAAGATATTACTTGTTCTGCATTTAAATCCTTAGTTTCTCGACTAAGAAATAAAATAGGTAAAGACTCCATAAAAAATAAGTTTGGTATTGGGTACCAACTAGACTAA